The Stigmatella aurantiaca DW4/3-1 genome contains the following window.
GCGGGGGCAACACCGTGTCCGGCTCCTTCCTGAGCCATGGGGCCGCGGGCGGCCTGCGCTACCGCCTGTCCGTGGGCTACGGGCAGGAGGACAAGTGGAGCCGGGACTTCGAGTCGGACCGGCCCGATGTCGCCCAGACCACGCCCCTGAAGGATCTGGGCTACCGCGGCGCGCGGGCCAACCTGGCCACCACGTACACCTTTGATTCAGGGGTGGACCTGGGCGTGTCTTCCGGCGTCCACCGCTACTACACGGAGGTGTACCCGCTCGGCACGCTGCGCAACTTCTTCCTGGATGGCTTGAGCGCCTATGCCAAGACCGACATCGGCCTGGGCCCGGTGAAGCTCAAGGGCTTCTGGAACCACACCGGCGTGGAGGCGGGGCCTCAGTTCGAGGCCATTGGCCAGCGCCCGCTGTCCAGCCGCGTCGACTTCCACGTCTTCAACGGCGAGGCCCTCTTCAGCAAGGGCTTCCAGCTCGCCGGAGAGCACCAGCTCAACGTGGGCGTGGAGGGCCGGTTCAAGCGCGTCATCTGGTCGTACCTGAGCCCGGGCCCGAAAGAAGAGTTCCACACGGCGGCCTTCGTCCAGGACGAGTGGCGGCCGGTGGATCCGTTCCGGCTGGTGGCCTCCTACCGCATGGACCGGCACCCCCTGCTGTCGCAGGGCAAGCCGGGGCTGGCGCACTCCCCGCGCGTCTCCGCCATCCTCATGCCGCTCGAGGGCCATGCGTTCCGGGCCACCGCGGCCTCCGCCTTCCGCGAGCCCGCCTTCCTGGAGAGCTACACGCAACTGCCCGTGCCCGTGCCCGGCGTCCCCGGCGCCAGCGCGCTCACGCTGGGCAACCGGACGCTGCGCCCCGAGCGGCTGGTGGCCTACGAGCTGGGCTACCGCGGCGAGGCGCCCACCCTGGGCATCGACTGGGACGTGGCCCTCTACCAGAACACGGTGAAGGACCTCATCGGCCTGTCCCCGCTGGAGCGCATGCCGGCCGGAGAGTCCTTCGACCCGGTCACCGGCACCTACCTGGCCGGCCGCTCCTTCTTCCAGAACGAGCAGGCCACCTACACCTCCCGCGGCGCGGAGGTGGGCGTGTCGCTGTCCCCCGTGGACGGCCTGGGCCTCAAGGCCAGCGCCGCGCTGCAGAAGGTGACGGCGAAGGGCGAGGAGGAGGAGCACTGCGCGCCGTGCAGCCAGGCCCCCCAGCTGCGGCTCTACGGCGGCCTCACCTACCGCACCCGCGCGGACCTGGAGTTTGGCGTGGACGCGGCCTTCACCTCGGACACCACCTGGATCGAACGCGAGCCCGACCTGGGGGACCCGACGCGCATCGACTTCAGCGCCAACAAGCTGCCCGCCTACACCGTCCTCAACGCCCGGGTGGGTTACTCGGTCCTCCAGGACCGGCTCACGGTGGCGGTGGTGGGCTCCAACCTCGGCAGCAATCACTTCCAGCACCCCTTCGGCAATCGCGTCGAGCGCCGCGTCTACGCGACCGTGACGGTGACCCCATGAGCTGGCTCCCCTCGAGACACCCAGCCCTCGCGGGCCTGACGCTCTCCACCCTGCTCGCGCTCGGGTGTGAGCCGCCCCCCGTGGTGCCCACCCAGGACAAGCAGCAGCACATCCGGGCCGCGCGCATCGAGGGCCACGTCGTGGTGCAGGGCCCCGCGCGGGGCAACGCCGTGGTGTTCCTCTATGACGCCGCGCGCCTCCCGCCCCCGCAGGGCACCGGGCGCCCCGTGTCTTTCACCGTCATCCCCCAGGCGGAGCTGTATGGCACGGCCCTGCACGAGGCGGGCAACGCAGGCCCCTTCACGGCGCCCTTCACCTTCGGCAACCTGGCGCCCGGCCGGTACCTGCTGCGCGGCCTCATCGACGCGGACACCTGCCTCATGGGCCTGCCATCCTGCCATGGGCCGGACTTCAACCCCTGGTACGGCGTGACCAGCGAGCCCAACGTGCACGATGTGGGAGGCGCCGCGCTGGACGCGAACCTCCAGCCCCGCGTGGTGGAGGTAGGCCAGGACGCGAACGGCCTCCCCCTGCCCGTCACG
Protein-coding sequences here:
- a CDS encoding TonB-dependent receptor domain-containing protein; translation: MKITEVFKRAGILALCLSAGNALADERLEARRHFRNGMSLISQGEFDKGIAELQEAYAIKPHPSVVYNIARAYLDAGRTAEALEWYQLYLQTNPADAASVRATIARLEEAVKAAEPANLAQKLPMPPPPGTPPAPAAPAPDAQAMARLLERLEKAIARAESLPVAAPPTAPTASSSTSSARPAVPQSEDEGAVPYEERVVTASRRAQSALEAPNATTVITAEDIRLSGATSLLDVLRRVPGADVMEMGVTSANLSFRGFNQRMANKVLVLVDGRTEYQDFLGMTLWANFPIGMEEIDRIEVIRGPGSALYGANAMLGVVNIITQAPGSGDRQFIARAGGGNTVSGSFLSHGAAGGLRYRLSVGYGQEDKWSRDFESDRPDVAQTTPLKDLGYRGARANLATTYTFDSGVDLGVSSGVHRYYTEVYPLGTLRNFFLDGLSAYAKTDIGLGPVKLKGFWNHTGVEAGPQFEAIGQRPLSSRVDFHVFNGEALFSKGFQLAGEHQLNVGVEGRFKRVIWSYLSPGPKEEFHTAAFVQDEWRPVDPFRLVASYRMDRHPLLSQGKPGLAHSPRVSAILMPLEGHAFRATAASAFREPAFLESYTQLPVPVPGVPGASALTLGNRTLRPERLVAYELGYRGEAPTLGIDWDVALYQNTVKDLIGLSPLERMPAGESFDPVTGTYLAGRSFFQNEQATYTSRGAEVGVSLSPVDGLGLKASAALQKVTAKGEEEEHCAPCSQAPQLRLYGGLTYRTRADLEFGVDAAFTSDTTWIEREPDLGDPTRIDFSANKLPAYTVLNARVGYSVLQDRLTVAVVGSNLGSNHFQHPFGNRVERRVYATVTVTP